Proteins co-encoded in one Spirosoma endbachense genomic window:
- a CDS encoding glycosyltransferase family 117 protein — protein sequence MLLFKRLNILAGWLVFAVAFTTYAMTVERTASFWDCGEFIASSFKLQVPHPPGAPLFLLLGRIFSMLSLGDLTQVAYWINMGSALASAFTILFLFWTISLLAQKLHGTAENEYSTADAALIIGSSTIGALAYTFSDTFWFSAVEAEVYSMSSFFTAIVIWAAFKWERIVDQATANRWLVFIAYLIGLSIGVHLLNLVILPVLALIYYFKKYPQPTFWGGIMALSIGLVALGIINASIPGLPALAFTVERVFVNSFGLPFNSGVIFFTVLLLGGMTSGIIWSIRQKWVTLNTSLLALAFLLIGYTSYLQVLVRASFNPPINENAPSDVLNFRAYQGREQYGSRSLLYGPLFTARPIDQKKGAPMWKKEGDKYVIFDYQPEYIYAPGDELLFPRLYSSQLSHPQLYRQMLGLAEGQKPTMIDNLKFLFTYQLGHMWGRYLMWNFAGRESDEEGAGYLLPWSSDQNVPDLLKANKARDNFYMLPFLLGLFGIVFQYVRRRHDLLVVVLLFLITGIGLQIFLNSPPSEPRERDYIYVGSFYFFAIWLGLGVMAVAEVLRTYLKSATVRNELVLGLCLLVPILMCVKSWDNHNRDHRFHSVDFAKNMLNSCAPNAILFTEGDNDTFPLWYVQEVEGFRRDIRVCNLSLLGTEWYIQQMKRKTYESDAVPMSLEFDQFNKGKNDIIPFYEVQGVKNGIDLKQYINLVKTNSPAIQVPLTSGDMTNILPSSVLFLPIDKQVVDNAKFVPASLRPFMKDTLQWTIGKKDLYKPDLVMLDMIATNNWQRPIYFSSTLANDHYLNMKNYMQLEGYTYRLMPVAVPGATDGYVNSDIMFTNMMHKTYWREFDNPNVYYDETYKGPPVISARIAFFRLADQLLREGKTDKARQVLNYSLKVMPDKSIPYDQISSNYVRFLFAVNDTKEALTIADTMATRADQNLTYARSGQGRFGSPEGDLYVLQTIVEACKQARQETAATKYEAIFQRHLTAFGG from the coding sequence ATGCTGTTATTTAAACGATTGAACATCCTCGCAGGCTGGCTCGTTTTTGCTGTCGCATTTACTACGTATGCGATGACCGTTGAGCGTACAGCCAGTTTCTGGGACTGTGGTGAATTCATTGCCTCGTCCTTCAAACTTCAGGTTCCTCATCCGCCAGGCGCCCCTTTATTTCTTCTTTTGGGGCGCATTTTCTCGATGCTTTCATTAGGTGATCTCACTCAGGTCGCCTACTGGATCAATATGGGATCGGCACTGGCCAGCGCCTTCACCATTCTGTTCCTGTTCTGGACCATTTCGCTATTGGCGCAGAAATTACACGGTACAGCTGAAAATGAATATTCTACGGCCGATGCCGCCCTGATTATTGGCAGCAGTACCATTGGGGCTTTAGCGTACACGTTCTCCGATACCTTCTGGTTCTCTGCCGTAGAAGCCGAGGTGTATAGCATGTCCTCGTTTTTTACGGCCATTGTCATCTGGGCTGCCTTCAAATGGGAACGCATTGTCGATCAGGCAACTGCCAATCGCTGGCTGGTTTTTATTGCTTATCTTATTGGCCTGTCGATCGGTGTTCACCTGCTGAATCTGGTTATATTACCTGTACTGGCTCTCATCTATTATTTCAAAAAATATCCCCAGCCAACTTTCTGGGGAGGCATAATGGCCCTGAGTATTGGTCTGGTTGCCCTGGGAATCATCAATGCGTCGATTCCGGGTTTGCCTGCGCTTGCTTTCACCGTCGAACGGGTGTTCGTTAATTCATTTGGCCTACCGTTCAATTCGGGGGTCATTTTCTTCACGGTACTACTGCTGGGGGGTATGACGTCTGGCATTATCTGGTCGATTCGCCAGAAGTGGGTAACCCTGAATACATCACTCCTTGCCCTGGCGTTCCTGCTCATTGGTTACACATCCTACCTACAGGTATTGGTTCGGGCTAGCTTCAATCCGCCAATCAATGAAAATGCCCCATCCGATGTACTCAACTTCCGGGCCTATCAGGGGCGGGAACAATACGGTAGCCGATCATTACTCTACGGCCCCTTATTTACCGCCCGGCCCATCGATCAGAAAAAAGGTGCGCCAATGTGGAAGAAAGAAGGCGATAAATACGTCATCTTCGATTATCAGCCCGAGTACATCTATGCCCCCGGTGATGAACTATTATTTCCTCGGCTTTACAGCAGTCAGCTCAGCCATCCGCAGCTTTATCGACAGATGTTAGGTCTGGCCGAAGGGCAGAAACCGACCATGATCGACAACCTTAAGTTTCTGTTTACCTATCAGTTAGGCCACATGTGGGGGCGATACCTGATGTGGAATTTTGCCGGTCGCGAAAGCGACGAAGAGGGAGCAGGCTATCTTTTACCCTGGTCATCGGACCAGAACGTACCCGACCTGTTGAAAGCGAACAAAGCCCGCGACAATTTTTATATGCTGCCGTTTCTGCTGGGCCTCTTCGGCATTGTCTTTCAGTACGTTCGTCGACGGCACGACTTGCTGGTTGTGGTATTATTGTTCCTGATTACGGGAATTGGTCTGCAAATTTTCCTCAACTCTCCACCGTCGGAACCGCGCGAACGGGATTATATCTACGTTGGCTCGTTCTATTTCTTTGCCATCTGGCTGGGGTTGGGTGTCATGGCGGTTGCCGAGGTTTTACGGACCTACCTGAAATCAGCCACAGTACGCAACGAACTTGTTCTGGGCCTGTGTCTGCTGGTGCCAATTCTCATGTGCGTGAAAAGCTGGGATAATCACAACCGCGACCACCGCTTTCACTCGGTTGATTTCGCGAAAAATATGCTCAATTCGTGTGCTCCTAATGCGATTCTGTTTACGGAGGGCGATAACGATACCTTTCCGCTCTGGTACGTGCAGGAGGTAGAAGGATTCCGGCGCGACATACGGGTTTGCAACCTTAGCCTTCTGGGCACCGAGTGGTACATTCAGCAGATGAAACGAAAGACGTATGAGTCAGATGCGGTTCCCATGTCGCTGGAGTTCGATCAGTTCAACAAGGGTAAAAATGATATTATACCTTTCTATGAAGTACAAGGAGTCAAAAACGGCATTGATCTCAAGCAGTATATCAATCTGGTCAAAACGAATAGCCCGGCCATTCAGGTCCCGCTGACCAGTGGAGATATGACCAATATTTTACCGTCGTCGGTGCTCTTTCTGCCGATTGACAAACAGGTTGTCGATAACGCAAAGTTTGTTCCGGCGTCACTGAGGCCATTTATGAAAGACACTCTACAGTGGACCATTGGCAAGAAAGACCTGTACAAACCTGATCTGGTCATGCTCGATATGATCGCTACAAATAACTGGCAACGCCCCATCTATTTCTCGAGCACGCTGGCCAACGATCATTACCTGAACATGAAAAATTATATGCAGTTGGAAGGCTATACGTATCGGTTAATGCCAGTAGCCGTTCCGGGAGCGACGGATGGCTATGTAAATTCCGATATCATGTTTACCAATATGATGCACAAAACCTACTGGCGGGAGTTCGATAACCCAAACGTATACTATGACGAGACCTATAAAGGTCCACCCGTAATCTCGGCCCGGATTGCGTTCTTCCGGCTGGCCGATCAGCTGCTTCGGGAGGGAAAAACCGATAAAGCCCGTCAGGTGCTTAATTACTCGTTAAAAGTTATGCCGGACAAGAGTATTCCTTACGACCAGATTTCGTCTAATTATGTCCGGTTTCTGTTTGCCGTAAATGATACGAAGGAAGCTCTGACCATTGCTGATACCATGGCCACCCGCGCCGACCAGAATCTCACGTATGCCCGAAGCGGGCAGGGGCGATTTGGCAGTCCGGAGGGCGATCTATACGTGCTTCAAACCATTGTCGAAGCCTGCAAGCAAGCCCGACAGGAAACGGCTGCGACGAAGTATGAGGCCATTTTCCAGCGACATCTCACTGCCTTTGGCGGATAG
- a CDS encoding Crp/Fnr family transcriptional regulator, with product MTEFGVLGHALNAFAEIDEESFALSIPYWQKRTYQKGEFYNEYKNVCKHLGFILNGIFRAYCINDKTGEEKNVFFFSTNQVVVSYKSFINQTPCNYYTESMVDSTILYIHINHLLELYQRSHQWERFGRLVAERAFNIAMTRTEDFLFQTPEQRYLDLIEQHPDIFQAIPLYHISSYLGIQGPSLSRIRKRLSLR from the coding sequence ATGACCGAATTTGGTGTATTAGGCCACGCACTCAACGCCTTTGCTGAAATAGACGAAGAGTCCTTTGCACTCTCTATTCCCTACTGGCAAAAAAGAACCTACCAGAAAGGCGAATTTTATAATGAATACAAAAACGTTTGCAAACACCTCGGTTTTATTCTCAATGGCATTTTCAGAGCGTATTGCATTAACGATAAAACCGGCGAGGAAAAGAACGTTTTCTTTTTTTCAACAAACCAGGTAGTCGTTTCGTACAAGAGTTTTATTAATCAGACGCCCTGCAATTATTATACGGAATCCATGGTCGATTCCACGATTCTATACATTCATATCAATCACCTGCTTGAGCTTTATCAACGCTCACACCAGTGGGAGCGATTTGGCCGATTAGTTGCCGAACGGGCTTTCAATATCGCCATGACCCGAACGGAGGATTTTCTTTTTCAAACACCTGAACAACGGTATCTGGATCTCATCGAACAGCATCCTGATATTTTCCAGGCCATTCCGCTTTATCATATCTCATCATACCTGGGTATTCAGGGGCCTTCATTAAGCCGTATTAGGAAAAGATTATCGCTTCGGTAA
- a CDS encoding alpha/beta hydrolase has product METSKNKTIVFVTGAFVTHHGWKEWQTYFESKGYTTLAPPWPYKDGTAAELRARQPNDTDLAALTLSHLVDHYAEIVKALPEKPIIIGHSLGGLITQILINRDLGVAGVAIHSVPPQGVIPYEFSFLKAGWKALGLFTSLDETYLMSFEDWQYAFVNEMSLEDQEKAYEENTIPESKTVARGGLTSAAHVDFEKAHPPLLLTSGSIDNIIPPHLNKRNFKAYEQSGSVLEYKEFEGRNHFVVGQPTWKEDADYILEWLAKNA; this is encoded by the coding sequence ATGGAAACCAGTAAAAACAAGACTATTGTATTCGTAACCGGAGCCTTTGTCACTCATCATGGCTGGAAAGAATGGCAGACCTATTTTGAAAGCAAAGGTTATACTACCCTTGCACCACCCTGGCCGTATAAAGATGGGACGGCTGCCGAGCTACGGGCAAGACAGCCAAATGACACCGATCTGGCGGCTTTGACCCTGTCTCATCTGGTCGATCATTATGCGGAAATTGTCAAAGCACTTCCCGAAAAACCAATCATCATCGGACACTCCCTGGGTGGATTGATCACTCAGATCTTGATCAACCGGGATTTGGGCGTTGCAGGGGTCGCGATTCACTCGGTTCCGCCACAGGGCGTTATTCCCTATGAGTTTTCGTTTCTGAAAGCGGGCTGGAAAGCACTTGGATTGTTTACGTCCCTTGACGAAACGTATTTAATGTCTTTTGAAGACTGGCAGTACGCGTTCGTCAACGAGATGTCGCTGGAAGATCAGGAGAAAGCATACGAAGAAAATACGATTCCTGAATCAAAAACAGTGGCCAGAGGTGGTCTAACCAGTGCCGCTCACGTGGATTTCGAAAAAGCGCATCCCCCACTTCTCTTGACGTCTGGCAGCATCGATAACATCATACCACCACACCTGAATAAACGAAATTTCAAGGCTTATGAGCAGAGTGGTTCGGTACTGGAATACAAAGAGTTTGAAGGACGCAATCACTTTGTAGTTGGGCAACCTACCTGGAAAGAGGATGCCGATTATATTCTGGAGTGGTTGGCTAAGAATGCGTAG
- a CDS encoding PQQ-dependent sugar dehydrogenase: MNRPQQGSHSLTRTAFCLQVVLVYTFMATHVCAQSFPANFTQVAVATGLSAPTIAAFSPDGRIFVAQQSGQLRVVKNGSLLPTPFVELTVDASGERGLLGIAFDPDFATNQHVYLYYTVPTSGTVTVHNRISRFTVSGDVALSGSELILLELDALSGATNHNGGSMVFGADGKLYIGVGENANPANSQYLDNYLGKVLRINTDGSVPAGNPYTSGSEARKRIWAYGLRNPYTLAVQPVTGRFFVNDVGQETWEEINDASTGGLNFGWPTAEGTSSNPAFTNPVFKYPHAATGNENGCAITGGSFYNPTEATYPASYVGRYFYQDFCNNWINMLDLSGPSPVRSTLASGLPGFSVGLTAGIDGNLYYLSRGTGTLYEIIYTANNICQSLKDGNWHDTSVWSCGRIPTSADKTTVRHAVTVATNQTGQTLRVSYQVGGRVLFAGGAQLRLGE; this comes from the coding sequence ATGAACAGACCGCAACAGGGAAGCCATAGTCTCACCAGAACGGCATTTTGCTTACAGGTTGTTCTTGTCTACACATTCATGGCAACACACGTATGTGCACAGTCGTTTCCGGCGAATTTCACACAGGTAGCTGTTGCCACGGGTCTAAGTGCCCCAACGATTGCGGCTTTTTCACCCGATGGGCGAATCTTTGTCGCCCAGCAGAGCGGTCAATTGCGGGTCGTTAAAAACGGGAGTCTATTGCCAACCCCTTTTGTAGAACTCACGGTTGATGCCAGTGGTGAGCGGGGCTTATTAGGTATTGCCTTCGACCCTGATTTTGCTACTAATCAACACGTATATCTGTACTATACAGTTCCAACCAGCGGTACGGTTACCGTTCATAACCGGATCAGCCGTTTCACTGTCAGTGGTGATGTGGCTTTGTCTGGCAGTGAATTGATACTTCTGGAGCTGGATGCGCTTAGTGGCGCCACAAACCATAACGGCGGATCGATGGTTTTTGGCGCTGACGGAAAATTGTACATTGGCGTTGGTGAAAATGCCAATCCCGCTAACTCACAGTATCTGGATAATTATTTAGGGAAGGTTTTACGAATCAATACGGACGGAAGCGTACCCGCCGGAAATCCATATACAAGTGGCTCGGAAGCCAGAAAACGAATCTGGGCGTATGGATTACGTAACCCATACACGTTGGCCGTGCAACCCGTAACAGGCCGTTTTTTCGTAAATGATGTTGGGCAGGAAACCTGGGAAGAAATCAACGATGCCAGTACGGGAGGGCTGAATTTTGGGTGGCCTACGGCAGAGGGGACTAGTAGTAATCCGGCCTTTACCAATCCTGTTTTTAAGTATCCCCATGCTGCCACCGGAAACGAAAATGGCTGTGCCATTACGGGAGGTTCTTTTTATAACCCAACCGAAGCTACTTACCCGGCTTCCTATGTCGGGCGGTACTTTTATCAGGACTTTTGCAACAACTGGATTAACATGCTTGACTTATCAGGTCCTTCACCGGTCCGGTCAACGTTAGCCTCTGGTCTCCCAGGGTTCTCGGTAGGTCTAACAGCAGGGATTGATGGTAATTTATATTACCTGAGCCGGGGAACTGGAACGTTGTATGAAATTATCTATACCGCCAACAACATCTGCCAGAGCCTGAAAGATGGCAACTGGCACGACACTTCGGTCTGGTCATGTGGCAGAATCCCAACGTCTGCCGACAAGACAACTGTGCGTCACGCCGTTACGGTTGCTACGAACCAAACTGGTCAGACATTGCGCGTAAGTTACCAGGTTGGCGGACGGGTTTTGTTTGCTGGGGGAGCCCAGTTACGGCTCGGAGAATGA
- a CDS encoding SDR family oxidoreductase, whose protein sequence is MADSIKTALITGGSKGIGYGIAVALIQQGIKVAITSRSEESARSAADSLNQLKPGSAIGIAADVRDLASQKKAVAAVLENWNQLDYVIANAGVGHFAPIQDLTPEQWQETIDINLTGVFYTAKATIDALKNTEGYFITISSLAGTNFFEKGAAYNASKFGLVGFSQAIMLDLRSEGIKVTTIMPGSVATYFDNHQPDEKDAWKIQPEDIGQLVVDLIRMPARTLPSKIEVRPSRPGGK, encoded by the coding sequence ATGGCAGATAGTATAAAAACCGCCCTGATCACAGGCGGCTCCAAGGGAATCGGTTACGGCATTGCCGTGGCATTGATTCAACAGGGTATCAAGGTTGCAATAACCAGCCGATCGGAAGAAAGTGCTCGTTCGGCTGCTGATTCACTTAATCAACTTAAACCCGGTAGTGCGATTGGTATTGCTGCCGATGTGCGGGATTTAGCTTCTCAGAAGAAGGCCGTTGCCGCTGTTCTGGAGAATTGGAATCAACTCGATTATGTCATCGCCAATGCTGGCGTCGGACATTTCGCGCCCATTCAGGACTTAACACCCGAGCAATGGCAGGAAACGATCGACATCAATCTGACGGGTGTGTTCTATACGGCCAAAGCAACGATCGATGCATTGAAAAACACCGAAGGTTACTTCATTACTATTTCGAGTCTGGCCGGAACAAATTTCTTTGAGAAAGGAGCCGCCTATAATGCCAGTAAGTTCGGTCTGGTTGGATTTTCGCAGGCCATCATGCTCGATCTGCGGAGCGAAGGCATCAAGGTAACAACCATAATGCCCGGTTCGGTAGCTACCTATTTCGACAATCACCAACCTGACGAAAAAGACGCCTGGAAAATCCAGCCCGAAGATATTGGTCAACTTGTCGTTGATCTGATTCGGATGCCTGCCCGCACCCTGCCCAGCAAGATTGAGGTTAGACCTAGTCGACCTGGGGGTAAATAA
- a CDS encoding ankyrin repeat domain-containing protein produces MTFYSARPEDLFFDAARKGDVAYIKQLIDDQIDVNLQDGKGFTPLIVAAYDGHIEATRTLLEAGADVNVQDVSGNTALMGVSFKGYAEIARMLIEYGADLNSQNGNGGTALMFATLFGRNQLVKLLLDYGADTSIRDIRGLTALDLAIQQGNEEALQLLQ; encoded by the coding sequence ATGACTTTTTATTCAGCCCGACCCGAAGATCTCTTTTTTGACGCTGCCCGAAAGGGCGATGTCGCCTACATAAAGCAACTGATCGATGATCAGATCGATGTAAATTTGCAGGACGGCAAAGGCTTTACACCATTAATTGTGGCTGCCTATGATGGGCATATTGAGGCCACCAGAACATTGCTGGAGGCAGGTGCCGATGTGAATGTTCAGGACGTTAGTGGAAATACGGCCTTAATGGGTGTTTCGTTTAAAGGATACGCTGAGATTGCCCGGATGCTGATTGAATATGGAGCTGATCTCAACAGCCAAAACGGGAATGGCGGCACTGCATTGATGTTCGCTACGTTGTTTGGTCGGAATCAACTGGTGAAGCTCTTACTCGACTACGGAGCTGATACATCAATACGGGACATCCGGGGACTTACCGCACTCGATCTTGCTATACAACAGGGCAATGAAGAAGCCCTGCAACTCCTTCAGTAA
- a CDS encoding SMP-30/gluconolactonase/LRE family protein encodes MPDSFQLSALFFVLLQLIFTQSIQAQDLTNKTGKIAFQLTETGLITEGVAYEASTGTFYIGSVYKRKIISYNQQTGEKPFSLPADSLWGVFGMKVDGVRGILWACSSTLPQAIGSTASTDGQSSLVAYDLKAKQLLHTYTVASDGKPHLLGDLTVTKNGTVYSTDSRTPSLYRLVAGEQMITRFLTDSLFYSLQGLALSDDEQTLYVADYRRGPLAINLATKLVTKLAWPAGADLSGIDGMYYYKNSLIAIQNRSKPYKVSRLYLSQTAKVIERVDSLIAGHPLMTEPTLGVVAGSQFYFIANSQWDAFDNAGKPVPNYPAQKPTILVLALD; translated from the coding sequence ATGCCCGACTCTTTCCAATTAAGCGCTCTGTTCTTTGTACTGCTACAACTGATTTTCACCCAATCGATCCAGGCGCAGGATCTCACAAACAAAACGGGTAAAATTGCATTCCAGTTAACGGAAACAGGGCTAATTACCGAGGGCGTTGCTTATGAAGCCAGCACAGGAACGTTTTACATAGGCAGTGTCTATAAACGTAAAATTATCAGCTACAATCAGCAAACGGGAGAGAAACCCTTTTCACTGCCCGCCGATAGCCTGTGGGGTGTTTTCGGTATGAAGGTAGACGGTGTCCGTGGGATTCTTTGGGCTTGCAGCTCAACGTTACCGCAGGCAATTGGGAGTACGGCGTCAACGGATGGTCAGTCGTCACTTGTCGCGTATGATTTGAAAGCCAAACAGCTTTTGCACACCTATACCGTTGCTTCGGATGGTAAACCGCATCTATTAGGCGACCTGACCGTAACTAAAAACGGAACCGTTTACAGCACAGACAGCCGAACACCTTCACTATACCGACTGGTTGCCGGAGAACAAATGATAACGCGTTTTTTAACGGATAGTCTGTTTTACTCCCTGCAGGGATTAGCCCTGTCAGACGATGAGCAAACGCTCTATGTTGCCGATTATCGGCGAGGGCCGCTGGCGATCAATCTGGCAACGAAACTGGTAACAAAACTTGCCTGGCCGGCCGGAGCCGATCTGAGCGGCATAGATGGTATGTATTATTACAAAAACAGCCTGATAGCGATTCAGAACCGCTCGAAACCCTATAAAGTCAGTCGGCTCTACCTATCCCAAACAGCTAAAGTCATTGAACGGGTCGACTCGTTGATTGCAGGTCATCCGCTCATGACTGAACCAACCTTAGGAGTCGTGGCCGGATCACAATTTTATTTCATTGCCAACAGTCAGTGGGATGCCTTCGATAATGCGGGTAAGCCTGTCCCGAATTATCCGGCACAAAAACCAACGATACTCGTTCTGGCACTGGATTGA
- a CDS encoding GNAT family N-acetyltransferase, which produces MDHKLSTIVRRNFIAKATYFARLLPGMHVADTETFTVVDCGLPSDTFNVVIPKTTKFASLADLFENRVSEFSRKRFPLAFWCWDDLVNPELATLLHYYDLVRDETNVAMWLNLRTRPINPASNNPLLIRGIQSPDEYDQFADVIAELFGDSPEADQIRQYYQLISRVHVPTQPMRFYLGEYEGKIVTTGTLFLDDESAGIYDIATRPDWRGHGFGSHMFDYLLGEAHRQSARQVVLQASADGLGIYKRAGFVEVGTVQVYDTVAETLR; this is translated from the coding sequence ATGGACCACAAGCTGAGTACGATCGTTCGCAGAAATTTTATCGCCAAAGCGACCTACTTTGCCCGATTGCTTCCGGGTATGCATGTCGCTGACACGGAGACATTTACGGTGGTTGATTGCGGATTGCCTAGTGACACATTCAATGTAGTTATTCCAAAAACCACGAAGTTTGCGTCGTTAGCTGATCTTTTTGAAAACAGAGTGAGCGAGTTTAGCCGAAAACGGTTTCCACTGGCATTCTGGTGTTGGGATGATCTAGTCAATCCTGAACTGGCAACATTACTCCATTATTATGATCTGGTTCGTGATGAAACCAACGTGGCGATGTGGCTGAATTTACGCACTCGTCCGATTAACCCGGCCAGTAACAATCCATTGCTTATTCGGGGAATACAATCACCGGACGAATACGACCAGTTTGCCGACGTGATTGCCGAACTCTTCGGCGACTCACCGGAAGCCGACCAGATTCGGCAATACTACCAACTCATCAGTCGTGTACATGTGCCAACGCAGCCCATGCGTTTTTACCTGGGTGAGTATGAGGGGAAGATTGTGACAACGGGAACGTTATTTCTGGATGATGAATCAGCGGGGATCTATGATATAGCTACCCGGCCCGACTGGCGCGGTCATGGATTTGGATCGCATATGTTTGATTACCTGCTTGGGGAAGCCCACCGTCAATCAGCCAGGCAGGTGGTTTTGCAGGCATCGGCCGATGGGCTGGGAATCTATAAACGTGCCGGATTTGTGGAAGTTGGAACCGTGCAGGTTTATGATACAGTGGCTGAAACGCTGCGGTAA
- a CDS encoding glycoside hydrolase family 88/105 protein: MTRLAKRSTATLLCALITSTLVVGQATPPKANDSTTPLHLLQPDYPVPYGQPRVDEVTKVINRVYEYLEANTPTQIIDRQSGQEITNLATFNPNAVIKPGDFRLTSYEWGVTYAGMLLASEATGDSRYAEYTNKRLAFLAGLIPYFRDQVKADPNANTSLRPMLAPHALDDAGAMCAAMIKAARAGGIKTDLRPQINTYIDYITKKEFRLPDGTLARNRPQPNTLWLDDLFMSVPALAQMGKLTGDRAYYDEAVKQVVQFSKRMFNKEKGLYMHGWVEGMTVHPEFHWARANGWGIMTAVELLDVLPENHPGRAAVLDLLRAHARGLAACQSGSGFWHQLLDRNDSYLETSATAIYVYSIARAINRGWLDPLAYAPMALLGWNAVSTKVTDKGQVDGTCVGTGMGFDPAFYYHRPINLYAAHGYGPVLLAGAEVINLIKKKTFEINDSSLQLTQKK; this comes from the coding sequence ATGACAAGACTCGCTAAACGATCTACGGCCACCCTGCTCTGTGCACTGATTACGTCGACACTAGTTGTTGGACAGGCCACTCCTCCTAAAGCGAATGATTCGACAACACCACTTCATCTGCTTCAGCCCGACTACCCGGTTCCCTACGGGCAGCCTCGCGTCGATGAAGTAACGAAAGTAATAAACCGCGTTTATGAGTATCTGGAGGCCAATACACCCACCCAAATCATTGACCGCCAGAGCGGTCAGGAGATAACTAATCTGGCAACATTCAATCCCAATGCGGTTATCAAACCCGGCGACTTTCGGTTAACCAGTTACGAATGGGGCGTTACGTATGCTGGTATGTTACTGGCGAGCGAAGCTACCGGCGATTCCCGCTATGCCGAGTACACCAATAAACGGCTGGCATTTTTGGCTGGCCTGATTCCGTATTTTCGTGATCAGGTAAAGGCCGATCCAAACGCCAACACATCCCTGCGACCCATGCTGGCCCCCCACGCGCTGGATGATGCAGGGGCCATGTGCGCGGCCATGATCAAAGCGGCTCGTGCCGGTGGCATAAAAACCGATCTTCGGCCCCAGATCAATACTTATATCGACTACATTACCAAAAAGGAATTTCGGCTGCCCGATGGAACGCTGGCCCGCAATCGCCCCCAACCGAACACACTCTGGCTCGATGACCTGTTCATGAGCGTTCCGGCTCTGGCGCAGATGGGAAAACTCACCGGCGACCGAGCCTACTATGATGAAGCCGTTAAACAGGTAGTCCAATTCTCCAAACGGATGTTTAACAAGGAGAAAGGCCTATACATGCATGGCTGGGTCGAAGGAATGACCGTACACCCCGAGTTTCACTGGGCGAGAGCGAATGGATGGGGAATTATGACCGCCGTTGAGCTGCTGGATGTTTTACCAGAAAATCATCCGGGCCGCGCTGCGGTGCTTGACCTGTTACGTGCCCATGCCCGTGGATTGGCGGCCTGCCAGTCGGGTTCGGGCTTCTGGCATCAACTGCTGGATCGCAACGACTCCTATTTAGAAACATCGGCCACGGCTATTTATGTGTATTCCATTGCCAGAGCCATCAACCGGGGCTGGCTCGATCCACTGGCTTACGCGCCAATGGCGTTGCTTGGCTGGAATGCTGTTTCTACCAAGGTTACTGATAAAGGGCAGGTAGATGGCACCTGTGTTGGAACCGGTATGGGATTCGATCCGGCTTTTTATTATCACCGGCCCATTAATCTGTATGCAGCTCACGGCTACGGCCCCGTATTGCTCGCTGGCGCTGAAGTGATTAATCTGATCAAAAAGAAAACATTCGAGATTAACGACAGCTCGCTACAGCTAACCCAAAAAAAGTAA